A window of Acidimicrobiales bacterium genomic DNA:
CCTCATCACCATCTCGTCGAGCGCCGCGGTGTTCTCGCCCACGGTCAAGGACCGCTTCATCGAGCTGCTGCCCCACACGCTCATCATCGACGCCATCGGCTCCAGCGAGAGCGGCCACAACGGCATGGTCGTGCTCCAGAAGGGCGCCACCGCGATGAAGGGCGGCGGCCCGTCGGTGGCGCCGGGGCGCGACGCCACGGTGCTCGACGACGACCTGCGCCCCGTGGAGCCGGGCTCGGGGGTGATCGGCCGCCTGGCCCGGGGGGGCAACATCCCGCTCGGCTACCACAAGGACGAGGCCAAGACGGCGGCCACGTTCCTCACCGGCGCCGACGGGCGGCGCTACGTGGTGCCGGGCGACTTCGCCACCATCGAGGCCGACGGCTCCATCACCCTGCTGGGCCGGGGGTCGGTGTGCATCAACTCGGGCGGCGAGAAGATCTTCCCGGAGGAGGTGGAGGCCACCTTGAAGGCCCACCCCAAGGTGTTCGACGTGCTGGTGGTGGGCGTGCCCGACGAGCGGTGGGGCTCGCGGGTGGCGGCCGTGGTGGAGCCCCGGGACGCGGATGACCCGCCGGCCCTGGACGAGTTGGACGAGCACTGCCGGCCCCGCATCGCCGGCTACAAGGTGCCCCGCCAGCTCACCCTGGTCGAGCGCATCGTCCGCTCCCCCGCCGGCAAGGCCGACTACCCGTGGGCCCAGCGCGTGGTCCAGGACCCGGACGGCGTGTGACCGGCGACGTGCGGTTCAAGGAGCTCTGCCTGGCCGCGCACGACCCCCAGCGGGTGGCCCGCTTCTGGGCCGAAGTGCTGGGCCTGGAGGCCCGGCCGCACCCTCGTCCCGGGGTGGTGGGCCTGTGGCGGGACGACGGGCCGGTCCTGTGGGTCAACCCCGCCGACGACGACAAGGTCGAGAAGAACCGCGTCCACCCGGACCTGCTGGTGACCTCGACGGAGCGCCTGGTGGAGCTGGGGGCCCGGGCGGTGGCCGAGCACGAGGGGTGGACGGTGATGGCCGACCCCGAGGGCAACGAGCTGTGCGCCTTCCCCGCCCCCGAGCCCCCGCGCCCGGGCGACCCGCCCGCCCTCCTGTTCGCCCTGTGCGTCGACAGCGCCGAGCCCGAGCTCCTGGCCGCCTGGTGGGCGGAGCGCACCGGGGCCGACGTCGGCCCCGGCCCGGACCGGGCCCCCCGGTGGCTCCACGCCGTGCCCGGCCTGGGCGGCGTGATCTGGAAGTTCGTCCGGGTCGACGACGAGCGCCGGTCCGAGAACCGCCTGCACTGGGACGTGGAGGCCGACGTTGAGGTCCTCGTCGCCGCGGGCGCCACCGTGGCCCGCCGCCCCGACGACGAGATCGACTGGACCGTCCTGCACGACCCCCAGGGCAACGTCTTCTGCGCCTTCGACCCGGCCTGAGGGCAAGCCGCCGGACGCATCCCGCGATCCCTCCGCAGCTCGGCTCGTCACTCGCCGGTGAAGACGGGGGGGCGCTTCTCGGCGAAGGCCCGGGGGCCCTCCTTGGCGTCCTTGGTCTGGAAGATGATGGGCTCGCCGATGGTCAGCTCGTGGGCCAGCCCGTCGGCCTCGCTCATGGCTGCCGTCTCCCGCATGGAGCGCAGGACCGCCTTGACGGCCAGGGGCCCGTTGGCCGCGACCATGTCGGCCAGCTCCCGGGCCCTGGCCAGGGCCTGGCCGTCGGGGACGACGTGGCCGACCAGGCCGATCGCCTTGGCCTCGGCCGCGCTGACGAGCCGGCCGGTGAGAAGGAGGTCGGCGGCGTCGGTGTAGGGGATCTGCCGCTGCAGGCGCACCGTCGAGCCGCCCAGGGGGAACAGGCCCCGGCGCACCTCGGCCACCCCGAGCTGGGCGCCCTCCCCCGCCACCCGGATCTCGGTGGCTTGGAGGATCTCCATGCCCCCAGCCACGCACCAGCCCTCGACCGCGGCCACGATGGGCTTGGAGGGGCGTGAGTGGCGGAGCAGGGCCCGCCAGTGCATGTCCGGGTCCTCGGCCCAGCGGGCCTGGACCTCCTCGCTCATGCCGGTGGCCAGGGCTTTGAGGTCCATGCCGGAGCAGAAGCACCCGTCGGCCCCGGTGAGGATGCCGACCCGGAGCGCCGGGTCCTCGTCCAGCTGCTTCCAGGCGTCGGCGGCCCGGATGAGCATGTCGGGGCTGAAGGCGTTGCGGGCCTCGGGCCGGTTCAGGGTCACGGTCATCACCGGCCCGTCCACGTCGACGAGCAGGTCGGGCGAGGC
This region includes:
- a CDS encoding crotonase/enoyl-CoA hydratase family protein — its product is MSDDASPDLLVDVDGPVMTVTLNRPEARNAFSPDMLIRAADAWKQLDEDPALRVGILTGADGCFCSGMDLKALATGMSEEVQARWAEDPDMHWRALLRHSRPSKPIVAAVEGWCVAGGMEILQATEIRVAGEGAQLGVAEVRRGLFPLGGSTVRLQRQIPYTDAADLLLTGRLVSAAEAKAIGLVGHVVPDGQALARARELADMVAANGPLAVKAVLRSMRETAAMSEADGLAHELTIGEPIIFQTKDAKEGPRAFAEKRPPVFTGE
- a CDS encoding VOC family protein, which codes for MTGDVRFKELCLAAHDPQRVARFWAEVLGLEARPHPRPGVVGLWRDDGPVLWVNPADDDKVEKNRVHPDLLVTSTERLVELGARAVAEHEGWTVMADPEGNELCAFPAPEPPRPGDPPALLFALCVDSAEPELLAAWWAERTGADVGPGPDRAPRWLHAVPGLGGVIWKFVRVDDERRSENRLHWDVEADVEVLVAAGATVARRPDDEIDWTVLHDPQGNVFCAFDPA